A genomic segment from Deltaproteobacteria bacterium GWC2_65_14 encodes:
- a CDS encoding GTP-binding protein TypA: protein MSTPPIRNVAIIAHVDHGKTTLVDAMLWQSGIFRQHQAVPDRVMDSIDLEREKGITIMAKNASVVYRGVKINIVDTPGHADFGGEVERTLKMVDGALLLVDASEGPLPQTRFVLKKALERSLPIVLVVNKVDRPDARIGEVINEVYDLFIDLDAIEEQLEFPILLTNARAGTAREREGGDSFDLRPLFERILSGIPPPSGDPAGTLQLLVTHLEYSEYVGRLAVGRIFRGTVRSGQTVAVCGPEGAVETVKASPLYVYEGLARKEVREASAGDIVAMAGAERATIGDTVSDPERPAALPRIAVDEPTVSMVFSINSSPFAGQEGSLLTSRQLRERLERELLGNVALRVDFSGTDSFTVMGRGELQLAILVEMMRREGFELSVSRPEAVTRSVGGTLLEPVETLFLDIPEGYLGAVTQSLGARKGRMTKMANPGRGRVRLEYRIPSRGLIGFRSEFLTETRGTGLMNHLFDAYEPWTGAIRDRVAGTLVADRAGRATAYALFHLQPRGTLFIGEGERVYEGMVIGENSRPVDMDVNATKEKKLTNIRAAGADEALRLIPPRAMLLEKAIEFINEDELVEVTPSAVRIRKKILQAGRRPKRRE from the coding sequence ATGTCCACCCCCCCCATCCGGAACGTGGCGATCATCGCCCACGTCGACCACGGAAAGACCACGCTGGTCGACGCGATGCTCTGGCAGAGCGGGATCTTCCGGCAGCACCAGGCGGTCCCCGACCGGGTGATGGACTCCATCGACCTGGAGCGGGAGAAGGGGATCACGATCATGGCGAAGAACGCCTCGGTGGTCTACCGGGGCGTGAAGATCAACATCGTCGACACCCCCGGACACGCCGACTTCGGGGGTGAGGTGGAGCGGACGCTCAAGATGGTCGACGGGGCGCTCCTCCTCGTCGACGCCTCCGAGGGGCCCCTCCCGCAGACCCGCTTCGTCCTGAAAAAAGCGCTCGAGCGCTCCCTCCCCATCGTCCTCGTGGTGAACAAAGTGGACCGCCCCGACGCCCGGATCGGCGAGGTGATCAACGAGGTCTACGACCTCTTCATCGACCTGGACGCGATCGAGGAGCAGCTGGAGTTTCCGATCCTGCTCACGAACGCCCGCGCGGGGACGGCCCGGGAGCGGGAGGGGGGGGATTCCTTCGACCTGAGGCCGCTGTTCGAGCGGATCCTTTCCGGCATCCCTCCCCCTTCCGGCGACCCGGCGGGGACCCTGCAACTGCTGGTCACCCACCTCGAATACAGCGAGTATGTCGGGCGGCTGGCGGTGGGACGGATCTTCCGGGGGACGGTCCGTTCCGGTCAGACCGTCGCGGTCTGCGGTCCGGAGGGGGCCGTGGAGACGGTCAAGGCGTCCCCGCTGTACGTCTACGAGGGGCTGGCGAGGAAAGAGGTCCGGGAGGCCTCCGCCGGGGACATCGTGGCGATGGCCGGCGCGGAGCGGGCCACGATCGGCGACACGGTGTCCGACCCGGAGCGCCCGGCGGCGCTCCCGCGGATCGCCGTGGACGAGCCGACGGTGTCCATGGTCTTCTCGATCAACAGCTCCCCCTTCGCCGGGCAGGAGGGCAGCCTGCTCACGTCGCGGCAGCTGCGGGAGCGGCTGGAGCGGGAGCTGCTGGGGAACGTGGCGCTGCGGGTCGATTTCTCCGGGACCGACTCCTTCACGGTGATGGGACGGGGGGAGCTCCAGCTGGCGATCCTGGTCGAGATGATGCGCCGGGAGGGGTTCGAGCTCTCCGTTTCCCGCCCGGAGGCGGTCACGAGGTCGGTGGGCGGGACTCTCCTGGAGCCGGTCGAGACCCTCTTCCTCGACATCCCGGAGGGCTACCTGGGGGCGGTGACGCAGAGTTTGGGGGCCCGGAAGGGGAGGATGACGAAGATGGCGAACCCGGGGCGGGGGCGGGTGCGGCTCGAATACCGGATCCCCTCCCGGGGGCTGATCGGCTTCCGCTCCGAATTCCTGACCGAGACGCGGGGGACGGGACTGATGAACCACCTGTTCGACGCCTACGAGCCCTGGACGGGGGCCATCCGGGACCGGGTCGCGGGGACCCTGGTCGCCGACCGGGCCGGCCGCGCCACCGCATACGCCCTCTTCCACCTCCAGCCGCGGGGGACCCTCTTCATCGGGGAGGGGGAGCGGGTGTACGAGGGGATGGTGATCGGCGAGAACTCCCGCCCGGTGGACATGGACGTGAACGCGACCAAGGAGAAGAAGCTCACGAACATCCGGGCGGCGGGGGCCGACGAGGCGCTCCGGCTGATCCCTCCCCGGGCGATGCTGCTGGAGAAGGCGATCGAGTTCATCAACGAGGACGAGCTGGTCGAGGTGACCCCTTCCGCGGTCCGGATCCGGAAGAAGATCCTCCAGGCCGGTCGCCGTCCCAAGAGGCGGGAGTGA
- a CDS encoding C4-dicarboxylate ABC transporter produces the protein MSAPFAASLVILAAAVVLGAPLFAVLGGLAVLLFRYSQVPIASIPAEIYRMVTSPTLPTIPLFTFAGYLLTAGNTSGRLVRLFRAMVGWMPGAIAVVTVLVCTFFTTFTGASGVTIVALGGILLPALLAERYPERFSFGLLTASGSLGLLFPPCLPVILYAVVAGIPVDKMFLGGVLPGVLLVLLMAGWGVRTGILSGARRTAFSLTELGAAAWDAKWDILLPVIVLLGIFGGFATTVEAAAMTVLYAFFVGGFVHRDVGLRRQFPEAGTESARLVGGFLILFAVATGLTAYLIDAGVPQTIFQWVRQTIHSRFVFLLILNLFLLAVGCFMHIFSAIVVVVPIIAPMAAAFDVHPVHLGIIFLANLELGFLMPPAGMNLFLSAYRFDRSLGDIYRSVLPFLLILLLGVLAITYIPALTTAFLP, from the coding sequence CTGAGCGCCCCCTTCGCGGCGTCCCTCGTGATCCTCGCCGCGGCCGTGGTTCTCGGCGCTCCCCTGTTCGCGGTCCTGGGAGGATTGGCGGTCCTCCTCTTCCGGTATTCCCAGGTTCCCATCGCCTCCATCCCGGCGGAGATCTACCGGATGGTGACCTCCCCGACCCTGCCCACGATCCCGCTGTTCACCTTCGCGGGGTATCTCCTCACGGCGGGGAACACGTCGGGACGGCTCGTCCGGCTCTTTCGGGCGATGGTGGGATGGATGCCCGGCGCGATCGCCGTGGTCACGGTGCTCGTCTGCACGTTCTTCACGACCTTCACGGGCGCATCGGGCGTGACGATCGTGGCGCTGGGAGGAATCCTGCTGCCGGCCCTTCTCGCGGAGCGATACCCCGAGAGGTTCTCGTTCGGGCTCCTCACGGCCTCGGGGTCGCTCGGGCTCCTGTTCCCGCCGTGCCTGCCGGTGATCCTGTACGCGGTGGTCGCGGGGATCCCCGTGGACAAGATGTTCCTCGGGGGGGTTCTCCCCGGGGTCCTGCTCGTCCTGCTCATGGCGGGGTGGGGGGTGCGCACGGGGATCCTCTCCGGCGCGAGGCGAACCGCTTTTTCGCTGACGGAGCTCGGCGCGGCGGCCTGGGATGCGAAATGGGACATCCTTCTTCCGGTGATCGTTCTTCTCGGGATCTTCGGCGGGTTCGCCACGACCGTGGAAGCGGCCGCGATGACGGTCCTGTACGCCTTCTTTGTCGGGGGTTTCGTCCACCGAGACGTCGGCCTGCGCAGGCAGTTCCCCGAGGCTGGGACCGAGTCCGCGCGGCTCGTGGGGGGATTCCTCATCCTTTTCGCCGTGGCGACCGGACTCACGGCGTACCTGATCGACGCGGGGGTGCCGCAGACGATCTTCCAGTGGGTCCGCCAGACGATTCACTCCCGTTTCGTCTTTCTCCTCATCCTGAACCTGTTTCTGCTCGCCGTCGGCTGCTTCATGCACATTTTCTCGGCGATCGTCGTCGTCGTTCCGATCATCGCTCCCATGGCAGCGGCATTCGATGTCCACCCGGTTCACCTCGGGATCATCTTTCTCGCAAATCTCGAGCTCGGGTTCCTGATGCCCCCGGCGGGGATGAACCTGTTCCTCTCCGCCTACCGGTTCGACCGCTCCCTGGGGGATATCTACCGGTCGGTTCTCCCCTTCCTCCTGATCCTGCTCCTGGGCGTGCTCGCCATCACGTACATCCCCGCCCTCACCACGGCGTTTCTCCCCTAG
- a CDS encoding glucokinase yields the protein MILAGDVGGTKTNLALFRAEGARLSRLGLRSFPSREYGGLEEILGEFLAGGAAVDTVCIGVAGPVAGGRSRVTNLPWEVDRESIRRACGAKRGFLVNDLQATAFSVPALPAKSLAVLQEGEGDPEGTVAVLAAGTGLGASFLVWDGTGHLPVASEGGHADFAPRNPREARLHAFLAAEHGRVSVERAVSGPGLHAVYRFLRESEGMAESPGIEERMAREDPSRIVSEEGLSGGSKTCREALRIFASLYGAAAGNLALQVLATGGVYLGGGIAPAILPALAAGEFQEAFVSKGRFRGVLSGLPVRVILDDKAALMGAARYALEKGGRE from the coding sequence ATGATCCTGGCGGGCGACGTCGGCGGCACGAAGACCAACCTTGCCCTCTTCCGGGCCGAAGGAGCCCGGCTCTCCCGGCTGGGGCTGCGCTCCTTCCCGAGCCGGGAGTACGGGGGGTTGGAGGAGATCCTCGGCGAGTTCCTCGCCGGAGGTGCCGCCGTGGATACGGTCTGCATCGGGGTGGCGGGCCCGGTGGCCGGTGGACGCAGCCGGGTGACGAACCTGCCGTGGGAGGTGGACCGGGAGTCGATCCGACGCGCCTGCGGGGCGAAACGGGGGTTTCTCGTCAACGACCTCCAGGCGACCGCCTTCTCCGTTCCGGCTCTTCCCGCGAAGAGCCTCGCGGTGCTGCAGGAGGGGGAGGGGGACCCGGAAGGGACGGTCGCGGTTCTCGCCGCGGGGACCGGGCTGGGGGCGTCGTTCCTGGTGTGGGACGGGACGGGGCATCTCCCGGTCGCCTCCGAGGGCGGGCATGCCGATTTCGCCCCCCGGAACCCGCGGGAGGCGCGGCTGCACGCCTTCCTCGCGGCGGAGCATGGCCGGGTGAGCGTGGAGAGGGCGGTATCCGGTCCGGGGCTGCATGCGGTCTACCGGTTCCTCCGGGAGTCGGAGGGGATGGCGGAATCTCCGGGGATCGAGGAGAGGATGGCGCGGGAGGATCCCTCGCGGATCGTTTCGGAGGAGGGGCTCTCCGGAGGATCGAAGACCTGCCGGGAGGCGCTGCGGATCTTCGCCTCCCTCTACGGGGCGGCCGCCGGGAACCTCGCCCTGCAGGTGCTGGCGACCGGGGGGGTCTATCTCGGGGGCGGGATCGCCCCCGCGATCCTCCCGGCGCTTGCGGCGGGGGAGTTCCAGGAGGCGTTCGTGTCGAAGGGCCGGTTCAGGGGGGTTCTCTCCGGCCTCCCCGTCCGGGTGATCCTGGACGACAAGGCGGCCCTGATGGGCGCGGCCCGATATGCGCTGGAAAAAGGGGGAAGGGAATGA
- a CDS encoding 6-phosphogluconolactonase, translated as MTGAAGAGAGRLFVCVSPEELARAAAGRLWGIVRERAAPPGGGGGSPRPVTVALSGGKTPRSFLQALAGPPYRERFPWGFVHFFQVDERWVPPDDPRSNQRMLRACLVDKGPVPERNFHPVDTSQPDPVEGAKRYEDHLRRFFPDPPGGVPRFDAVFLGLGEDGHTASLFPGSPALEEENAWVTHAVGGSPRTSRVTLTLPVLNAAFRVIFLVSGAGKAGVLRELLLGKGGGGHPAALVAPKRGKVTFLADADAASRIPPAEAAYPGGEGGAG; from the coding sequence GTGACGGGGGCGGCAGGGGCCGGGGCGGGACGGCTGTTCGTCTGCGTCTCCCCGGAGGAGCTTGCGCGGGCCGCCGCGGGGCGGCTCTGGGGGATCGTCCGCGAGCGGGCGGCCCCGCCGGGAGGGGGTGGCGGATCTCCCCGCCCCGTCACCGTGGCGCTCTCCGGCGGGAAGACCCCCCGGTCCTTCCTGCAGGCGCTTGCCGGGCCGCCTTACCGGGAGCGGTTCCCCTGGGGCTTCGTCCATTTTTTCCAGGTCGACGAGCGCTGGGTTCCCCCGGACGACCCGCGCAGCAACCAGCGGATGCTCCGTGCGTGCCTCGTCGACAAGGGGCCGGTCCCGGAGAGGAACTTCCACCCGGTGGACACCTCCCAGCCGGATCCGGTCGAGGGGGCGAAACGGTACGAGGATCATCTGAGGCGCTTTTTCCCGGACCCACCGGGGGGGGTCCCCCGCTTCGACGCGGTCTTTCTCGGCCTGGGGGAGGACGGGCATACGGCGTCGCTGTTCCCCGGTTCGCCGGCCCTGGAGGAGGAGAATGCCTGGGTGACCCACGCGGTAGGGGGGTCTCCCCGGACCTCCCGGGTCACCCTGACGCTGCCGGTCCTCAACGCCGCCTTCCGGGTGATCTTCCTGGTCAGCGGGGCCGGGAAGGCGGGCGTCCTGAGGGAGCTGCTGCTCGGAAAAGGCGGGGGCGGGCACCCGGCGGCGCTGGTTGCCCCGAAGAGGGGGAAGGTCACTTTCCTGGCCGATGCCGACGCTGCCTCCCGGATCCCCCCGGCGGAGGCCGCGTATCCGGGTGGAGAGGGAGGGGCCGGATGA
- a CDS encoding glucose-6-phosphate dehydrogenase, which yields MPVEAAGVLPAEALAQAVPPPCLLVLFGASGDLTRRKLVPALYRLFREKLLPEEFSLLGVSRTSFSDEAFRGRLGEELREHAPSGFDPGLWGEFSGRLFYHPADVDDPGSVQALAKRIRDLCRERAIPGNLLFYAAVAPRFYSTVVRRIGEAGLASPSEELPGFRRVILEKPFGHDLESARALSREILSVFPEEQVYRIDHYLGKETVQNLLVFRFANGIFEPIWNRNYIDHVQITVAETIGVEGRGDYYEGAGAVRDMIQNHMLQLLSLVAMEPPISLSAEDVRNEKVKLLRSIEPVPADRAGEACVRGQYGAGESGGKPVPAYRAEKGVAPGSLTETYAAFRLTIDNWRWGGVPFYLRTGKRLARKVSEIAIGFRPAPYLLFEDTACGQIEPNLLILNIQPEEGIFLRVGAKYPGPSVCVQPVDFRFTYEEAFGAKSPPAYGRLLLDAMHGDATLFPRYDTVEISWSLLDPFLRRWEENPGRDLHAYPPGSFGPREAEALPGREGRRWRTP from the coding sequence ATGCCGGTGGAAGCGGCGGGCGTACTCCCGGCCGAGGCGCTCGCCCAGGCGGTGCCCCCCCCCTGCCTGCTCGTCCTCTTCGGCGCGTCCGGGGATCTCACCCGGAGGAAGCTCGTGCCCGCACTTTACCGGCTCTTCCGGGAGAAGCTGCTGCCGGAGGAGTTCTCCCTGCTCGGCGTATCCCGCACCTCCTTCTCCGACGAGGCGTTCCGGGGGCGGCTCGGGGAGGAGCTTCGGGAGCATGCGCCGTCCGGGTTCGACCCCGGCCTCTGGGGGGAGTTCTCCGGGCGCCTCTTCTATCATCCGGCGGACGTCGACGACCCCGGGAGCGTGCAGGCCCTGGCGAAGCGGATCCGCGATCTCTGCCGGGAGCGGGCGATCCCCGGGAACCTCCTCTTCTACGCCGCCGTCGCCCCCCGGTTCTACTCCACCGTCGTCCGGCGGATCGGCGAGGCGGGGCTGGCCTCCCCCTCGGAGGAGCTCCCCGGCTTCCGGCGCGTGATCCTCGAGAAGCCGTTCGGGCACGATCTCGAAAGCGCCCGGGCCCTGTCGCGGGAGATCCTGTCGGTCTTCCCGGAGGAGCAGGTCTACCGGATCGACCACTACCTCGGGAAGGAGACGGTGCAGAACCTGCTGGTCTTCCGGTTCGCCAACGGGATCTTCGAGCCGATCTGGAACCGGAACTACATCGACCATGTCCAGATCACCGTGGCCGAGACGATCGGCGTGGAGGGGCGGGGGGACTACTACGAGGGAGCGGGGGCGGTCCGGGACATGATCCAGAATCACATGCTTCAGCTCCTTTCCCTCGTGGCGATGGAGCCGCCGATCTCCCTCTCGGCGGAGGATGTGCGCAACGAGAAGGTGAAGCTGCTCCGGTCGATCGAGCCGGTTCCGGCGGACCGGGCGGGGGAGGCCTGCGTCCGGGGGCAATATGGGGCGGGGGAGAGCGGAGGGAAGCCGGTTCCCGCCTACCGGGCGGAGAAGGGGGTCGCCCCCGGCTCCCTCACCGAGACCTACGCCGCGTTCCGCCTGACGATCGACAACTGGCGGTGGGGAGGGGTTCCCTTCTACCTGCGGACGGGGAAGCGGCTGGCCCGCAAGGTGTCGGAGATCGCGATCGGGTTCCGCCCCGCCCCCTATCTCCTGTTCGAGGACACCGCCTGCGGGCAGATCGAACCGAACCTCCTGATCCTGAACATCCAGCCGGAGGAGGGGATCTTCCTCCGGGTGGGGGCGAAGTACCCGGGCCCATCGGTCTGCGTCCAGCCGGTCGATTTCCGGTTCACCTACGAGGAGGCCTTCGGCGCGAAGAGCCCCCCGGCCTACGGACGCCTCCTCCTCGACGCGATGCACGGCGACGCGACCCTGTTCCCCCGGTACGACACCGTGGAGATCTCCTGGTCGCTCCTCGACCCGTTCCTCCGCCGGTGGGAGGAGAATCCCGGACGGGATCTCCATGCCTACCCCCCGGGCAGCTTCGGGCCGCGCGAGGCCGAGGCGCTCCCCGGACGGGAGGGAAGGCGTTGGAGGACCCCGTGA
- a CDS encoding 6-phosphogluconate dehydrogenase (decarboxylating), with the protein MRLAMVGLGKMGLNMTRRLMRGGHEVVALDRSPAAVDAAAREGAIPAASIPDAAAKLSPPRVVWLMVPAGAPVDENVALLAGSLSSGDIVIDGGNSLYKDAPPRAERLGAKGIRFLDAGTSGGIWGLAEGYCLMLGGDAEAYRTISPILTTLAPPDGHAYMGPHGAGHFVKMVHNGIEYGMMQSYAEGFDLLSSAPYPLDLRAVASLWNRGSVVRSWLLELAERALEKDPKLSSLSPYVEDSGEGRWTVERSIEAGVPLPSIALSLYMRFFSRQENSFAMRMLAALRNEFGGHAVKTATPERKKG; encoded by the coding sequence ATGCGACTGGCGATGGTGGGACTGGGGAAGATGGGCCTGAACATGACCCGCCGCCTGATGCGCGGCGGGCACGAGGTGGTCGCCCTGGACCGTTCCCCGGCCGCGGTCGACGCCGCCGCCCGGGAAGGGGCGATTCCCGCGGCCTCGATCCCCGACGCCGCCGCGAAGCTGTCCCCCCCGAGAGTGGTCTGGCTCATGGTCCCCGCCGGCGCGCCGGTGGACGAGAATGTGGCGCTGCTCGCCGGAAGCCTCTCCTCCGGGGATATCGTCATCGACGGGGGGAACTCCCTCTACAAGGATGCCCCGCCCCGCGCGGAACGGCTCGGGGCGAAGGGGATCCGTTTCCTGGACGCCGGGACCAGCGGCGGGATCTGGGGACTCGCGGAAGGATACTGCCTCATGCTGGGGGGGGACGCGGAGGCCTACCGGACGATCTCCCCCATCCTCACCACCCTGGCCCCCCCGGACGGCCACGCCTACATGGGGCCGCACGGGGCGGGCCACTTCGTCAAGATGGTCCACAACGGGATCGAGTACGGGATGATGCAGTCCTACGCCGAGGGGTTCGACCTGCTCTCCTCCGCCCCCTATCCGCTCGACCTGCGCGCCGTCGCCTCCCTCTGGAACCGGGGGAGCGTGGTTCGCTCCTGGCTGCTGGAACTGGCGGAAAGGGCGCTGGAAAAGGACCCGAAGCTCTCCTCGCTCTCCCCCTACGTGGAGGATTCCGGCGAAGGGCGCTGGACCGTCGAGCGGTCGATCGAGGCGGGGGTTCCCCTCCCCTCCATCGCCCTCTCCCTCTACATGCGCTTTTTCTCCCGGCAGGAGAACTCCTTCGCGATGCGGATGCTGGCCGCCCTGCGGAACGAGTTCGGTGGGCATGCGGTGAAGACCGCCACCCCCGAAAGGAAGAAGGGGTAA
- a CDS encoding transaldolase, with product MTRNPLVQLGTLGQSPWLDFIERGLIESGELARLVSDDGIRGVTSNPTIFEKAISGGKAYDGQIRTLAGRGAGVMEAYKELVTEDIRRAADVLRPVFDASGGGDGHVSLEVDPDMAHDTGRTVERAEELFRAVGRPNVLIKIPATVEGLPAIEETISRGIPVNVTLIFSVKRYEEVAQAYIRGVERLAASGKDPRAVASVASFFVSRVDTAVDRLLDAVIPRWPGSPKAQTAISLKGKVAIANARLAYARFREIFSTPRWKELAGKGGRSQRPLWASTGTKNPAYSDVLYVEELIGPDTVNTMPTATIEAFRDHGTVADALTGREAEAREVLDDLGLLDIGIEEVCETLTADGVESFSDSFRKLLAAVERRLSETKKR from the coding sequence ATGACGAGGAATCCACTGGTGCAGCTCGGGACGCTGGGTCAGAGCCCCTGGCTCGATTTCATCGAGCGGGGGCTGATCGAGTCGGGGGAACTGGCGCGCCTGGTCTCCGACGACGGGATCCGGGGCGTCACCTCCAACCCGACGATCTTCGAGAAGGCGATCTCCGGCGGGAAGGCCTACGACGGCCAGATCCGGACCCTCGCGGGAAGGGGGGCCGGCGTGATGGAGGCCTACAAGGAGCTGGTCACCGAGGATATCCGCCGCGCGGCGGACGTGCTGCGGCCGGTCTTCGACGCCTCGGGGGGGGGAGACGGGCATGTCTCCCTCGAGGTCGATCCCGACATGGCCCACGATACGGGGCGCACGGTGGAGCGGGCGGAGGAACTCTTCCGGGCGGTCGGCCGCCCGAACGTGCTGATCAAGATCCCCGCCACCGTCGAGGGGCTTCCCGCCATCGAGGAGACGATCTCCCGCGGGATCCCGGTGAACGTGACGCTGATCTTCTCGGTGAAGCGGTACGAGGAGGTCGCGCAGGCCTACATCCGGGGGGTGGAGAGGCTGGCCGCCTCGGGAAAGGATCCCCGCGCGGTCGCCTCCGTCGCCTCCTTTTTCGTCTCCCGCGTGGACACGGCGGTGGACAGGCTGCTCGACGCGGTGATCCCGCGGTGGCCGGGCTCCCCCAAGGCGCAGACGGCGATCTCCCTGAAGGGGAAGGTGGCGATCGCGAACGCGCGGCTGGCCTACGCCCGGTTCCGGGAGATCTTCTCGACTCCGCGGTGGAAGGAGCTCGCGGGGAAGGGCGGACGGTCCCAGAGGCCCCTGTGGGCGAGCACGGGGACGAAGAACCCGGCCTATTCGGACGTGCTCTACGTGGAGGAGCTGATCGGTCCCGACACGGTGAACACGATGCCGACGGCGACGATCGAGGCCTTCCGCGACCACGGGACGGTGGCCGACGCCCTCACCGGGAGGGAGGCGGAGGCGCGGGAGGTGCTGGACGACCTCGGCCTCCTGGACATCGGGATCGAGGAGGTCTGCGAAACACTCACCGCGGACGGGGTGGAAAGTTTCTCCGATTCCTTCCGGAAGCTCCTCGCCGCGGTCGAGCGGAGGTTGTCGGAAACGAAGAAACGCTGA
- a CDS encoding transketolase, translating into MEPASIASRAINTIRFLSVDAVQKANSGHPGTPMGLAPLAYLLWTKHLRYHPKNPDWPGRDRFVLSCGHASMLLYSLLHLTGYDLPLEEIRAFRQWGSKTPGHPEAGHTPGVEVTTGPLGQGIGNAVGMAMASRLLAHRFNRPGHEIVSHRVVAVCSDGDLMEGVASEAASLAGFHRLGNLVAFYDDNRITIEGSTDLAFSEDVAGRFRAYGWNVLSVADGNTDLDGLDRAIGTAFAHTERPTLVIVRTRIGFGSPNKQDTAEAHGSPLGEKEVALTKEALGWPKEPDFLVPGDVLDHFREAVPRGERLEREWRLRMTAYAVAHPDLALEWERVAWGDLPEKWAEALPRFPEGDQGVATRKASGKVINAVAKLLPELAGGSADLGPSNNSEIEGGGEFLPDAPPGGRNFHFGVREHGMGAILNGMARHGGVVPYGATFLIFSDYMRPSIRLAALMGLRVIYVFTHDSIGLGEDGPTHQPVEHLASLRAMPNLYVLRPADANETAAAWRIALERTAGPSAIALTRQNLPVLSPDSVFHGGNVYRGAYILLEGGNNRPEAILLATGSEVHVAVEARKLLETEGISTRVVSALCLERFEEQPEEYRRAVLPPSVRARVSVEAGTTFGWDRYVGEGGAAVGIDRFGASAPGSRLFREFGFTPGNVAARVKSLLGRG; encoded by the coding sequence GTGGAACCAGCGTCCATCGCGTCGCGCGCCATCAACACCATCCGCTTTCTTTCGGTAGATGCCGTCCAGAAGGCGAATTCGGGCCATCCCGGGACCCCGATGGGGTTGGCCCCCCTCGCCTACCTGCTGTGGACGAAGCACCTCCGCTACCATCCGAAGAATCCCGACTGGCCCGGGAGGGACCGCTTCGTCCTCTCCTGCGGCCACGCCTCGATGCTGCTCTACTCGCTCCTGCACCTGACCGGGTACGACCTCCCGCTGGAGGAGATCCGGGCCTTCCGCCAGTGGGGGAGCAAAACGCCCGGCCACCCGGAGGCCGGGCATACCCCCGGCGTCGAGGTGACGACCGGTCCCCTGGGGCAGGGGATCGGCAACGCGGTGGGGATGGCGATGGCGTCGCGCCTCCTGGCCCACCGGTTCAACCGGCCGGGGCACGAAATCGTGTCGCACCGTGTCGTGGCGGTCTGCTCCGACGGGGACCTGATGGAGGGGGTCGCCTCCGAGGCCGCCTCCCTCGCCGGGTTCCACCGGCTGGGGAACCTGGTGGCCTTCTACGACGACAACCGGATCACGATCGAGGGCTCGACCGACCTCGCCTTCTCCGAGGATGTAGCGGGACGGTTCCGCGCCTACGGGTGGAACGTCCTCTCCGTCGCGGACGGAAACACCGACCTCGACGGCCTCGACCGGGCGATCGGGACCGCCTTCGCCCACACGGAGCGTCCCACGCTGGTGATCGTGCGGACCCGCATCGGGTTCGGCTCCCCGAACAAGCAGGACACGGCGGAGGCCCACGGATCTCCGCTGGGCGAGAAGGAAGTGGCGCTCACCAAGGAGGCGCTGGGCTGGCCGAAGGAGCCGGACTTCCTCGTCCCCGGGGATGTCCTTGACCACTTCCGGGAGGCGGTCCCCCGCGGGGAACGGCTGGAGCGGGAATGGCGGCTCCGGATGACAGCCTACGCAGTGGCCCATCCCGACCTGGCGCTGGAGTGGGAGCGGGTGGCCTGGGGGGATCTCCCCGAGAAGTGGGCGGAGGCGCTTCCCCGGTTCCCGGAGGGCGACCAGGGGGTCGCCACCCGGAAGGCCTCCGGGAAGGTGATCAACGCGGTCGCGAAGCTTCTCCCCGAACTGGCGGGGGGGTCGGCGGACCTGGGGCCCTCGAACAATTCCGAGATCGAAGGCGGGGGGGAGTTTCTCCCGGACGCACCCCCCGGGGGGCGGAATTTCCACTTCGGCGTGCGGGAGCACGGGATGGGAGCGATCCTGAACGGGATGGCCCGCCACGGGGGAGTCGTCCCGTACGGGGCCACCTTCCTCATCTTCTCCGACTACATGCGCCCCTCCATCCGGCTGGCCGCCCTGATGGGGCTGCGGGTGATCTACGTCTTCACCCATGATTCGATCGGGCTCGGGGAAGACGGGCCGACGCACCAGCCGGTCGAGCATCTGGCCTCCCTGCGGGCGATGCCGAACCTCTATGTCTTAAGGCCCGCCGACGCGAACGAGACGGCGGCGGCCTGGAGGATCGCGCTGGAGCGCACCGCGGGCCCGAGCGCGATCGCGCTGACCCGGCAGAACCTGCCGGTACTTTCCCCCGACTCCGTGTTCCACGGAGGAAACGTATATCGCGGCGCCTACATCCTCTTGGAAGGGGGGAACAACCGCCCCGAAGCGATCCTGTTGGCCACCGGCTCAGAGGTCCATGTCGCGGTGGAGGCGAGGAAGCTCTTGGAAACGGAGGGGATCTCCACACGGGTGGTCAGCGCCCTCTGCCTGGAGCGGTTCGAGGAGCAGCCGGAGGAGTACCGCAGGGCGGTGCTCCCTCCTTCCGTCCGGGCGAGGGTGTCGGTGGAGGCGGGGACGACCTTCGGATGGGACCGGTACGTGGGAGAGGGGGGCGCGGCGGTCGGGATCGACCGGTTCGGCGCCTCCGCCCCGGGCTCCCGGCTCTTCCGGGAATTCGGATTCACCCCCGGGAACGTGGCGGCCCGGGTGAAGTCGCTCCTGGGCAGAGGGTGA